A single region of the Cronobacter condimenti 1330 genome encodes:
- a CDS encoding CDP-diacylglycerol diphosphatase, with amino-acid sequence MKRTLFVIVALIAVLALAALVAWRYFTPDDPNVLRRLVTQQCLPGERARKNPAPCAQVNLAVGYAVLKDINGPLQYLLMPLWKINGIESPLLLADKTPNFFWQGWQARRWMSEKRGSAVPDSAVSLTINSTLGRTQNHLHIHISCLRPDVRTQLDAAMSAIGSRWQPFPGGLRGHDYLARRMTGEELSRRSPFLMLAQEVPEARDHMGRYSLALAQLKDGAFVLLATRRNLLQLNVAHSEELQDHDCAILHDGTP; translated from the coding sequence ATGAAGCGAACGCTGTTCGTCATCGTTGCGCTTATCGCAGTGCTGGCGCTGGCTGCGCTGGTGGCGTGGCGTTATTTCACACCCGACGACCCTAATGTCCTAAGACGCCTTGTGACGCAGCAGTGTCTGCCCGGCGAGCGCGCCCGTAAAAACCCCGCGCCCTGCGCTCAGGTCAACCTTGCGGTGGGTTACGCCGTGCTAAAAGACATCAACGGTCCGCTGCAATACCTGCTGATGCCGCTCTGGAAAATCAACGGTATTGAAAGCCCGTTGCTGCTGGCCGACAAAACCCCCAATTTCTTCTGGCAAGGCTGGCAGGCGCGCCGCTGGATGAGTGAAAAACGCGGTTCGGCGGTGCCAGACAGCGCCGTGTCTCTCACCATCAACTCGACGCTTGGCCGCACGCAAAACCATTTACACATTCACATCTCCTGCCTGCGTCCGGATGTTCGCACGCAACTGGATGCAGCGATGAGCGCTATCGGCAGCCGCTGGCAGCCGTTTCCGGGCGGCTTGCGCGGTCATGACTATCTGGCGCGGCGCATGACGGGCGAAGAGCTGTCGCGTCGCTCGCCGTTTCTGATGCTCGCGCAGGAGGTGCCGGAGGCGCGAGACCATATGGGCCGCTATTCACTGGCGCTGGCCCAGCTTAAAGATGGCGCATTTGTTCTGCTCGCGACCCGCCGCAATCTGCTGCAACTGAACGTGGCGCACAGCGAAGAGCTTCAGGATCACGACTGCGCGATCCTTCACGACGGCACCCCATAA
- the cpxP gene encoding cell-envelope stress modulator CpxP, with protein sequence MRKVTAAVMASTLAVGALTSQAAQVPTDESWHPAEMLTQRSGVQSHMFDGINLTEHQRQQMRDLMQRARHEQPPVNVSEMETMHRLVTAENFDENAVRAQAEKMAQEQVARQVEMAKVRNQMYRLLTPEQQAVLNEKHQQRMEQFREVAQMQRQSALPLFSSSTRSNQ encoded by the coding sequence ATGCGCAAAGTTACCGCCGCCGTCATGGCCTCAACGCTGGCTGTCGGTGCGTTAACCAGCCAGGCGGCACAGGTCCCCACGGACGAAAGCTGGCATCCGGCGGAAATGCTGACGCAACGCAGCGGTGTGCAAAGCCATATGTTTGACGGCATCAACTTAACAGAGCATCAGCGCCAGCAAATGCGCGATTTGATGCAGCGAGCGCGGCATGAGCAGCCTCCTGTTAATGTTAGTGAAATGGAGACCATGCACAGGCTGGTCACCGCAGAAAATTTTGACGAAAACGCAGTGCGCGCTCAGGCAGAAAAAATGGCCCAGGAGCAAGTGGCCCGCCAGGTTGAAATGGCGAAAGTGCGAAATCAAATGTATCGCCTGTTAACGCCCGAGCAGCAAGCGGTTTTAAACGAGAAACATCAGCAACGCATGGAACAATTTCGTGAGGTTGCGCAAATGCAGCGCCAGTCTGCGCTGCCGCTCTTTAGTAGCAGTACCCGTAGTAACCAGTAA
- the cysE gene encoding serine O-acetyltransferase, with protein MPCEELDLVWKNIKAEARQLADCEPMLASFYHATLLKHENLGSALSYMLANKLASPIMPAIAIREVVEEAYKADPEMIASAACDIQAVRTRDPAVDKYSTPLLYLKGFHALQAHRIGHWLWQQGRQALAIFLQNQVSVSFQVDIHPAATIGRGIMLDHATGIVIGETAVVEDDVSILQSVTLGGTGKTSGDRHPKIREGVLIGAGAKILGNIEVGRGAKIGAGSVVLQPVPPHTTAAGVPARIVGKPESDKPSMDMDQHFNGINHGFEYGDGI; from the coding sequence ATGCCGTGTGAAGAACTGGATCTGGTGTGGAAGAATATTAAAGCCGAAGCCCGTCAGCTCGCTGATTGTGAGCCGATGCTGGCCAGTTTTTACCATGCGACATTGCTTAAGCACGAGAACCTGGGCAGCGCATTGAGCTATATGCTGGCCAACAAACTGGCATCTCCTATCATGCCTGCTATCGCCATTCGTGAAGTCGTCGAAGAGGCGTATAAAGCCGACCCGGAAATGATCGCTTCTGCCGCCTGCGACATTCAGGCTGTGCGCACGCGCGACCCGGCGGTGGATAAATACTCGACGCCACTGCTTTACCTTAAAGGCTTTCATGCGCTACAGGCCCACCGTATCGGGCACTGGCTATGGCAGCAGGGACGCCAGGCGCTGGCAATTTTTCTGCAAAATCAGGTATCTGTTTCTTTTCAGGTTGATATTCATCCGGCGGCAACCATTGGGCGCGGGATCATGCTCGATCATGCGACCGGCATTGTGATCGGTGAAACGGCGGTGGTGGAAGACGACGTCTCGATTCTGCAATCGGTCACGCTTGGCGGTACCGGTAAAACCAGCGGCGATCGCCACCCGAAAATCCGTGAGGGCGTATTGATTGGCGCGGGTGCGAAAATCCTCGGCAATATTGAAGTCGGGCGCGGTGCGAAAATCGGCGCAGGCTCCGTGGTGCTTCAACCTGTACCGCCTCATACGACAGCGGCAGGTGTACCGGCGCGTATCGTCGGCAAGCCGGAGAGTGATAAACCCTCAATGGATATGGATCAGCATTTCAACGGCATTAACCACGGGTTTGAATACGGCGATGGTATCTGA
- the trmL gene encoding tRNA (uridine(34)/cytosine(34)/5-carboxymethylaminomethyluridine(34)-2'-O)-methyltransferase TrmL — translation MLNIVLFEPEIPPNTGNIIRLCANTGFRLHIIEPMGFTWDDKRLRRAGLDYHEFTAVMRYHDYAAFLEAVSPQRLFALTTKGTPAHSAVSYQDGDYLMFGPETRGLPASILDALPPEQKIRIPMMPDSRSMNLSNAVSVVVYEAWRQLGYPGAVLRS, via the coding sequence ATGCTGAATATCGTCCTGTTTGAACCTGAAATCCCGCCCAACACCGGTAATATCATTCGCCTGTGCGCCAATACCGGCTTTCGGTTGCATATTATTGAGCCGATGGGTTTTACCTGGGATGATAAGCGCCTGCGCCGCGCCGGGCTGGATTACCACGAATTCACCGCCGTGATGCGCTACCACGACTATGCTGCGTTCCTGGAGGCGGTGAGCCCGCAGCGCTTATTCGCGCTAACAACGAAGGGGACCCCCGCGCACAGCGCAGTCAGCTATCAGGATGGCGATTATTTAATGTTCGGCCCCGAAACACGCGGGCTGCCGGCATCCATTCTGGATGCGCTGCCACCAGAGCAGAAAATCCGCATCCCCATGATGCCGGACAGCCGCAGCATGAATCTGTCCAACGCGGTCTCCGTCGTGGTGTATGAAGCCTGGCGACAGCTTGGCTACCCTGGTGCCGTGCTGCGCAGTTAA
- the uraH gene encoding hydroxyisourate hydrolase: MNRFQTLAAATLFALPGLALAAPANVLSVHVLNEQTGKPAPGVVVKLEKKQGSAWQPLNQATTDKDGRIKALWPDAPAAVGDYRVIFETGDYFAAHKQSSFFPEVPVVFHIDNTDEHYHVPLLLSQYGYSTYRGS; encoded by the coding sequence ATGAACCGTTTTCAAACGCTGGCTGCCGCCACCCTTTTCGCACTGCCTGGGCTGGCGCTCGCCGCGCCGGCGAATGTACTGAGCGTCCATGTACTTAACGAGCAGACGGGCAAACCCGCGCCGGGCGTGGTGGTGAAGCTTGAGAAAAAACAGGGCAGTGCGTGGCAGCCGCTGAACCAGGCAACGACGGATAAAGATGGCCGTATTAAAGCGCTGTGGCCGGACGCGCCAGCGGCGGTGGGCGACTACCGCGTGATTTTTGAAACCGGTGACTATTTCGCCGCTCACAAGCAATCCAGCTTCTTCCCGGAAGTGCCGGTCGTGTTTCACATCGATAACACCGACGAGCACTACCATGTACCGCTGCTGCTGAGCCAGTACGGTTATTCCACCTACCGCGGCAGCTGA
- a CDS encoding sulfate ABC transporter substrate-binding protein produces MKKWGVGITLLLASASVLAKDVQLLNVSYDPTREFYEQYNKAFSAHWKKETGDNVVIRQSHGGSGKQATSVINGIKADVVTLALAYDVDAIAERGRIDKNWIKRLPDNSAPYTSTIVFLVRKGNPKQIKDWNDLVKPGVSVITPNPKSSGGARWNYLAAWGYALHHNNGDQEKAQEFVKALYKNVEVLDSGARGATNTFVERGIGDVLIAWENEALLAANELGKDKFEIVTPSESILAEPTVSVVDKVAQEKGTQAVADAYLKYLYSPEGQEIAAKNFYRPRDAQVAAKYQTTFPTLKLFTIDDEFGGWTKAQQTHFANGGTFDQISQR; encoded by the coding sequence ATGAAAAAGTGGGGCGTGGGCATTACGTTACTGTTAGCTTCAGCAAGTGTACTGGCAAAGGACGTTCAGCTACTGAACGTGTCTTACGATCCAACACGCGAATTCTATGAGCAATACAACAAAGCTTTTAGCGCCCACTGGAAAAAAGAAACCGGCGACAATGTCGTTATTCGTCAGTCTCATGGTGGCTCTGGTAAACAGGCGACTTCCGTCATTAATGGCATTAAAGCGGATGTCGTAACGCTGGCGCTGGCCTACGATGTTGACGCGATAGCCGAGCGTGGCCGCATCGACAAAAACTGGATCAAACGCCTGCCGGACAACTCTGCACCTTATACTTCCACCATCGTGTTCCTGGTTCGCAAGGGCAACCCAAAGCAAATTAAAGACTGGAATGACCTGGTAAAACCGGGCGTGTCGGTTATTACTCCGAACCCGAAAAGCTCCGGCGGCGCGCGCTGGAACTATCTGGCGGCGTGGGGTTACGCGCTGCATCACAACAATGGCGATCAGGAGAAAGCGCAGGAATTCGTCAAGGCGCTCTATAAAAACGTGGAAGTGCTCGATTCCGGCGCACGCGGCGCGACCAACACCTTTGTTGAACGCGGTATCGGCGATGTGCTGATCGCCTGGGAAAACGAAGCGCTGCTGGCAGCTAACGAGCTTGGCAAAGACAAATTCGAAATCGTGACGCCGAGCGAATCCATTCTCGCGGAGCCAACGGTGTCTGTTGTCGATAAAGTCGCGCAGGAGAAAGGCACGCAGGCTGTCGCTGACGCCTACCTGAAGTATCTCTACTCGCCGGAAGGCCAGGAGATTGCGGCGAAAAACTTCTATCGCCCGCGCGATGCGCAGGTTGCGGCGAAATACCAGACGACCTTCCCGACACTGAAACTCTTCACCATTGACGACGAGTTCGGTGGCTGGACCAAAGCGCAGCAGACGCACTTTGCCAACGGCGGCACGTTTGATCAGATAAGCCAGCGTTAA
- the cpxA gene encoding envelope stress sensor histidine kinase CpxA — MIGSLTARIFAIFWLTLALVLMLVLMLPKLDSRQMTELLESEQRQGIMIEQHVEAELASDPPNDLMWWRRLFRAIDKWAPPGQRLVIVTSEGRVIGAERNEMQIIRNFIGQSDNSDHPQKKKYGRVELVGPFSVRDGEDNYQLYLIRPASNSQSDFINLLFDRPLLLLIVTMLVSSPLLLWLAWSLARPARKLKNAADEVAQGNLRQHPELEAGPQEFIAAGASFNQMVTALERMMTTQQRLLSDISHELRTPLTRLQLGTALLRRRSGESKELERIETEAHRLDSMINDLLVMSRNQQKNALVSETMKANQLWGEVLDNAAFEAEQMGKSFEVAYPPGPWLLYGNPNALESALENIVRNALRYSHSKISVSFAVDKEGITINVDDDGPGVSQTDREQIFRPFYRTDEARDRESGGTGLGLAIVETAVQQHRGWVKADDSPLGGLRLTIWLPLYHRS; from the coding sequence ATGATAGGCAGCCTTACCGCCCGCATCTTCGCCATTTTCTGGCTCACGCTGGCGCTGGTGTTAATGCTGGTACTGATGCTGCCCAAGCTCGACAGCCGTCAAATGACGGAACTCCTGGAGAGCGAGCAGCGTCAGGGCATTATGATCGAACAGCATGTCGAGGCTGAGCTGGCAAGCGACCCGCCCAATGATTTGATGTGGTGGCGACGGCTGTTTCGCGCCATTGATAAATGGGCACCACCTGGACAGCGGCTGGTGATTGTCACGAGCGAAGGTCGCGTCATCGGCGCGGAACGCAACGAGATGCAGATCATCCGCAATTTTATCGGCCAGTCCGATAACTCTGATCATCCGCAAAAGAAAAAATATGGTCGCGTGGAGCTGGTGGGGCCGTTTTCCGTGCGTGACGGTGAAGATAATTACCAGCTTTACCTGATCCGCCCGGCAAGCAATTCACAGTCAGATTTTATTAACCTTCTTTTTGACCGCCCCTTATTACTGCTGATCGTGACGATGCTGGTGAGTTCGCCGCTGCTGCTGTGGCTCGCATGGAGCCTGGCGCGACCAGCGCGTAAGCTGAAAAACGCCGCCGATGAAGTGGCACAGGGCAACCTGCGCCAGCACCCGGAACTGGAAGCCGGACCGCAGGAATTTATCGCCGCAGGCGCGAGTTTTAACCAGATGGTAACGGCGCTGGAGCGCATGATGACGACGCAGCAACGGCTGTTGTCTGACATCTCTCATGAACTGCGCACGCCGCTGACACGTCTGCAGCTCGGCACCGCCCTGTTACGTCGCCGCAGCGGTGAAAGCAAAGAGCTGGAGCGCATCGAAACCGAAGCTCACCGTCTCGACAGCATGATTAACGACCTTCTGGTGATGTCACGCAATCAGCAGAAAAACGCGCTGGTGAGCGAAACCATGAAGGCGAATCAGCTCTGGGGCGAGGTGCTTGATAACGCCGCGTTCGAAGCCGAACAGATGGGTAAATCTTTTGAAGTGGCTTATCCGCCGGGCCCGTGGCTGCTTTACGGCAACCCGAATGCGCTGGAAAGCGCGCTTGAGAATATAGTGCGTAACGCGCTGCGCTACTCTCACAGCAAAATTTCCGTAAGTTTCGCGGTGGATAAAGAAGGGATCACGATTAATGTCGATGATGACGGTCCAGGCGTCAGCCAGACCGACCGTGAGCAGATCTTCCGGCCGTTCTATCGCACTGACGAGGCGCGCGACCGCGAATCCGGCGGGACCGGGCTTGGTCTCGCTATCGTAGAAACCGCCGTACAACAGCATCGCGGCTGGGTAAAGGCTGACGATAGCCCGCTTGGCGGCCTGCGTCTGACTATCTGGCTGCCGCTTTATCATCGCTCCTGA
- the hprR gene encoding response regulator transcription factor HprR: MKLLLIEDNDKTRAWLEKGLREAGLVVDTVADGRDGLHLALEHDYALIILDIMLPGLDGWQVLRALRTAKATPVLCLTARDAVSDRVKGLELGADDYLVKPFSFAELLARVRAQLRRHAPAAATLQVADLTLDTARHAASRGGERIALTRQEFTLLWLLASRAGEILPRTLIASEVWGINFDSETNVVDVAIRRLRKKIDDPFPLKLIETVRGMGYRLNAPEEGNA; this comes from the coding sequence ATGAAACTGCTGCTGATTGAAGACAACGACAAAACCCGCGCGTGGCTTGAAAAAGGGCTGCGAGAGGCGGGGCTGGTCGTCGATACCGTCGCCGACGGGCGTGACGGTCTGCATCTGGCGCTGGAGCACGACTACGCGCTGATCATTCTCGACATCATGTTGCCAGGCCTCGATGGCTGGCAGGTGCTGCGCGCGTTACGCACAGCAAAAGCCACGCCGGTGCTCTGCCTCACGGCAAGAGATGCGGTGAGCGATCGCGTCAAAGGCCTGGAGCTTGGCGCGGATGATTATCTGGTAAAGCCGTTCTCCTTCGCCGAACTGCTGGCGCGGGTGCGCGCGCAATTGCGTCGTCACGCGCCCGCCGCCGCGACGCTTCAGGTGGCCGATCTTACGCTCGACACCGCGCGGCACGCCGCAAGCCGGGGCGGCGAGCGCATCGCCTTAACCCGTCAGGAATTCACCTTACTCTGGCTGCTGGCGAGCCGCGCAGGGGAGATCCTGCCGCGCACACTGATTGCCAGCGAAGTCTGGGGTATTAATTTCGACAGTGAAACCAACGTCGTAGATGTCGCCATCCGTCGCCTGCGCAAGAAAATCGACGATCCGTTCCCGCTTAAACTGATTGAGACAGTGCGCGGCATGGGGTATCGCCTTAACGCGCCGGAGGAGGGCAATGCGTAG
- the fieF gene encoding CDF family cation-efflux transporter FieF (FieF, a metal efflux transporter, is a member of the CDF (cation diffusion facilitator) family of transporters.): protein MNHDYARLVNRAALAATLVATLLLIIKIFAWWYTGSVSILAALVDSLVDIAASLTNLLVVRYSLQPADKEHTFGHGKAESLAALAQSMFISGSALFLFLTGIQHLVEPEPMRAPLVGIIVTMAALVTTLMLVTFQRWVVRKTRSQAVRADMLHYQSDVMMNSAILVALALAWYGLHRADALFALGIGVWILYSALRMGYEAVQALLDRALPDEERQAIVDILAAWPGVRGAHDLRTRQSGPTRFIQLHLEMEDNLPLVQAHIIAEQVEQAILSRFPGSDVIIHQDPCSVVPQFQQGQFER from the coding sequence ATGAATCATGACTATGCCCGTCTGGTGAACCGGGCGGCCCTCGCCGCGACGCTGGTTGCGACACTTTTGCTGATCATTAAGATATTCGCCTGGTGGTATACCGGGTCAGTCAGCATTCTTGCCGCCCTCGTCGACTCGCTGGTGGATATCGCCGCGTCCCTCACCAATTTATTGGTAGTACGTTATTCGCTTCAACCTGCCGATAAAGAACATACCTTTGGTCACGGGAAGGCCGAGTCGCTGGCGGCACTCGCGCAAAGCATGTTTATTTCCGGCTCAGCGCTGTTTCTTTTTCTTACCGGCATTCAGCATCTGGTTGAGCCAGAGCCGATGCGCGCGCCGCTGGTCGGGATTATCGTGACGATGGCGGCGCTGGTAACCACATTGATGCTGGTCACGTTTCAGCGCTGGGTGGTGCGTAAAACCCGCAGCCAGGCCGTGCGGGCAGATATGCTTCATTATCAGTCTGATGTTATGATGAACAGCGCTATTCTGGTGGCGCTGGCCCTCGCCTGGTATGGCCTGCATCGCGCCGACGCGCTATTCGCGCTCGGGATTGGCGTCTGGATTTTATACAGTGCGTTACGGATGGGCTATGAAGCGGTACAGGCGTTGCTTGACCGGGCCCTGCCCGATGAAGAGCGTCAGGCGATAGTCGATATTCTTGCCGCCTGGCCGGGCGTTCGGGGCGCGCACGACCTTCGCACGCGGCAGTCAGGGCCGACCCGCTTTATCCAGCTTCATCTCGAAATGGAAGACAATTTACCGCTCGTTCAGGCGCATATTATCGCTGAACAGGTGGAGCAGGCGATCTTGTCCCGCTTCCCGGGGTCGGACGTCATCATTCATCAGGATCCATGCTCAGTCGTCCCGCAGTTTCAGCAGGGGCAATTTGAGCGTTAG
- the pfkA gene encoding 6-phosphofructokinase produces the protein MIKKIGVLTSGGDAPGMNAAIRGVVRAALTEGLEVFGVYDGYLGLYEDRMIQLDRYSVSDMINRGGTFLGSARFPEFREEHVRAVAIENMKKRGLDALVVIGGDGSYMGAKRLTEMGFPCIGLPGTIDNDVAGTDYTIGYFTALHTVVEAIDRLRDTSSSHQRISIVEVMGRYCGDLTLAAAIAGGCEFIVLPEVEFNREDLVSEIKAGIAKGKKHAIVAITEHICDIDELAKYIETETKRETRATVLGHIQRGGSPVPYDRILASRMGAYAIELLLQGYGGRCVGIQNEKMVHHDIIDAIENLKRPFKGDWLDCAKKLY, from the coding sequence ATGATTAAGAAAATCGGTGTGTTGACGAGTGGCGGTGATGCGCCTGGCATGAACGCCGCCATCCGTGGCGTGGTCCGCGCGGCGTTGACGGAAGGTCTGGAAGTGTTCGGTGTTTACGACGGCTATCTTGGCCTGTACGAAGACCGCATGATCCAGCTCGACCGTTACAGCGTTTCCGACATGATCAACCGTGGCGGCACCTTCCTCGGTTCCGCGCGCTTCCCGGAATTCCGTGAAGAACATGTCCGCGCCGTGGCTATCGAGAACATGAAAAAACGCGGCCTCGACGCGCTGGTGGTCATCGGCGGCGACGGCTCTTACATGGGTGCCAAACGCCTGACCGAAATGGGCTTCCCATGCATCGGTCTGCCGGGCACTATCGATAACGACGTGGCGGGCACCGATTACACGATCGGTTACTTTACTGCGCTGCATACCGTGGTCGAGGCAATTGACCGTCTGCGCGATACCTCCTCCTCACACCAGCGTATTTCTATCGTTGAAGTCATGGGCCGTTACTGCGGCGATCTGACGCTGGCTGCAGCCATTGCGGGCGGTTGCGAATTTATCGTTCTGCCGGAAGTTGAATTCAACCGCGAAGATCTGGTGTCGGAAATCAAAGCTGGCATCGCGAAAGGTAAAAAACACGCTATCGTTGCGATCACCGAACACATCTGCGACATCGACGAGCTGGCGAAATACATCGAAACCGAAACCAAGCGCGAAACCCGCGCGACTGTGCTCGGTCACATCCAGCGCGGCGGTTCGCCGGTGCCTTATGACCGTATTCTCGCCTCCCGTATGGGCGCTTACGCTATTGAACTGCTGCTGCAGGGCTACGGCGGTCGTTGTGTCGGCATTCAGAATGAAAAAATGGTGCATCACGACATCATTGACGCTATTGAAAACCTGAAGCGTCCGTTCAAAGGCGACTGGCTGGACTGCGCGAAAAAGCTCTACTAA
- the cpxR gene encoding envelope stress response regulator transcription factor CpxR: protein MNKILLVDDDRELTSLLKELLDMEGFNVLVAHDGEQALDLLDDSIDLLLLDVMMPKKNGIDTLKELRQTHQTPVIMLTARGSELDRVLGLELGADDYLPKPFNDRELVARIRAILRRSHWSEQQQNSDSGSPTLEVDALSLNPGRQEASFDGQTLELTGTEFTLLYLLAQHLGQVVSREHLSQEVLGKRLTPFDRAIDMHISNLRRKLPERKDGHPWFKTLRGRGYLMVSAS, encoded by the coding sequence ATGAATAAAATCCTGTTAGTTGATGATGACCGCGAGCTGACTTCCCTGTTAAAGGAATTGCTCGACATGGAAGGGTTTAATGTCCTCGTTGCCCATGATGGCGAACAGGCGCTTGACCTCCTGGACGACAGCATCGACCTGCTTTTGCTCGACGTGATGATGCCAAAGAAGAACGGCATCGATACTTTGAAAGAGCTTCGCCAGACACACCAGACACCCGTTATTATGTTGACCGCGCGCGGCAGCGAACTGGATCGCGTACTCGGCCTTGAGCTGGGCGCGGACGATTATCTGCCGAAACCCTTTAACGACCGCGAACTGGTCGCCCGTATTCGCGCGATTCTTCGTCGCTCGCACTGGAGCGAACAGCAGCAGAACAGCGACAGCGGCTCTCCTACGCTTGAAGTGGACGCACTGAGCCTCAATCCCGGCCGCCAGGAAGCAAGCTTTGACGGTCAGACCCTGGAGCTAACCGGCACCGAATTCACCCTGCTTTATTTGCTGGCGCAACATCTGGGTCAGGTGGTGTCGCGCGAGCACTTAAGCCAGGAAGTTCTCGGCAAACGACTCACGCCGTTCGATCGCGCGATCGATATGCATATTTCCAACCTGCGTCGTAAATTACCGGAGCGCAAAGACGGTCATCCGTGGTTTAAAACCCTACGCGGACGCGGCTATCTGATGGTTTCCGCTTCATGA
- a CDS encoding SLC13 family permease, producing MSVWLAHPLFLPSLIILLTIVLWATSLLPEFITALLFFAVAMIAKIAPPEVLFGGFASSAFWLVFSGFVLGVAIRKTGLADRAGRALSARLTGAWWQMVASVVLLSYALAFVMPSNMGRIALLMPVVAAMAKRAGIEENTRGWYGLALAVGFGTFQLSATILPANVPNLVMSGAAEGSFGIHLNYLPYLLLHTPVLGLLKGAVLIALICWLFPGQSQRPRELPPTAPMSRQEKRLGWLLLVVLVLWVTESWHGIGPAWTGLAAAVITLLPRVGFITGDEFASGVNMRTCIYVAGILGLATTVTHTGIGGAVGEALMQVMPLDPARPFTSFAALTGITTALNFIMTANGVPALYTTLAESFSRSTGFPLISTIMIQVLGYSTPLLPYQASPIVVAMALGNVPARAGMKLCLALAIVTFLVLLPLDYGWFRVLGKL from the coding sequence ATGTCCGTGTGGCTTGCGCATCCGCTTTTCTTACCTTCCCTTATTATTCTGCTGACCATCGTGCTCTGGGCGACGTCGTTGCTGCCGGAATTTATCACTGCGCTGCTTTTTTTCGCCGTGGCGATGATAGCCAAAATCGCGCCGCCGGAAGTGTTATTCGGCGGCTTCGCGTCATCGGCCTTCTGGCTGGTGTTCAGCGGGTTCGTGCTGGGCGTGGCGATTCGTAAAACCGGGCTGGCAGACCGTGCGGGTCGGGCGCTGTCGGCACGGTTAACCGGCGCGTGGTGGCAGATGGTCGCAAGCGTCGTGCTGCTCAGCTACGCGCTGGCGTTCGTCATGCCGTCCAATATGGGGCGTATCGCGCTGCTGATGCCCGTTGTGGCGGCGATGGCCAAACGCGCAGGGATAGAAGAAAACACCCGCGGCTGGTACGGCCTGGCGCTGGCGGTGGGTTTTGGCACGTTCCAGCTTTCCGCCACCATTCTGCCCGCCAACGTGCCGAATCTGGTGATGAGCGGGGCGGCGGAAGGCTCTTTCGGCATTCATTTAAATTACCTGCCGTATCTGCTGTTACATACGCCGGTTTTGGGATTGCTTAAGGGCGCGGTGCTCATAGCGCTTATCTGCTGGCTGTTCCCGGGCCAATCCCAACGGCCGCGCGAGCTGCCCCCGACGGCCCCGATGAGCCGCCAGGAAAAGCGCCTCGGCTGGCTGCTGCTGGTCGTGCTGGTGCTGTGGGTGACAGAGAGCTGGCACGGCATCGGGCCTGCGTGGACAGGGCTTGCGGCAGCGGTCATCACCTTACTGCCGCGCGTCGGGTTCATCACCGGAGATGAGTTCGCAAGCGGCGTTAATATGCGCACCTGTATTTATGTGGCGGGTATTCTGGGGCTGGCTACCACCGTTACCCATACCGGTATTGGCGGTGCGGTGGGCGAGGCGCTAATGCAAGTCATGCCGCTCGATCCGGCGCGCCCTTTTACGAGCTTTGCTGCGCTCACCGGTATTACTACCGCCCTGAACTTTATTATGACCGCCAACGGCGTACCGGCGCTCTATACCACGCTTGCGGAAAGCTTTTCACGCAGCACCGGGTTTCCGCTGATCTCAACCATTATGATCCAGGTGCTGGGGTATTCCACGCCGCTCTTGCCGTATCAGGCCTCACCGATTGTGGTGGCGATGGCGCTCGGCAACGTGCCGGCGCGCGCGGGGATGAAGCTCTGTCTGGCGCTGGCGATAGTCACGTTTCTGGTGCTGTTGCCGCTGGATTACGGTTGGTTCAGGGTGCTGGGTAAACTCTGA